The genome window CTTTAGTAAACCTGCTCTCAAGTTTAGGTCGTGGAAATGGCTTCATGCAGCAAGAACTGTGTTGATCGTTCAGTTTTGGGGTGCCTTTATGACTTTACTTCCTTACTTTTACTGCCACATACCTAATTCCTCCCCGATGACCAGACTTTTGATCTGGATTGTGCTTTTGATTATCAGCCTTTTGCTCTTATGGTTGAATTTAGGTTCAATATTTTCACATGGTAACAATACTCAATCTCAGAGGACACAATGGGCTTATTTAAAATCGGTGACAATTGCAGCTGCCTTTACAGGGCTTTGTCTAATGTCAGTGATCAACTTTGCAACAGCGGAAATTGGAGCCCTACTGCTGGTTCCCATGTGTTTGATGACAGTACCAATGAAGCTTAAAGGTTGGACCTTGAGAACCTCTATGCAAGTTGCTTGTAATCTAGTTTTGACCTTTCTTGGGTTTCCACCAGTTGCATTTGTAGTCTTAAAAGGTGCACTAAAGGGTTTTGACAGCATAAGCATCGGTGAATTTTGGACATGGATGGAGGCACTTTGGGAATGGAACAGTGCTACATACGTGTACATTTGTATGGTTCACCTTCCGTGTTGGGTTTTGTGTATCCTCACTTTGTTACATCCTTGTTGAAAGAATCCAAGTCATGTGTTGTGCATTGTATGACATGCAGAACTAAATAGTTGGCTGCCTTCGTTTAGATCTCCTGTTCATCTTTTGTGTTTCGGGTATATTTTTCATGGCTCATACTGATTCAAAATTGGTGAACTAACTTGGCCAAAGTATTAACTGCTTATGGAAGGAGGCACCATTTCTGTCCTCAGGAGATGGAATCCAGTACAGTTGATCAGCGGCAGTGGCATCGATTGCTTCTTGAACATGCTAAATTATGGGGTTACCCGGCTTGTAAGCCCGAAAATGTGGCTGCTCAGAGATGCTGTGAATCTGAGTCCTAATTGGAATCCAGCAGAGACGTAAAAGGGATTGGCCTTGAAATTCACTACTGGAGAGAAGATCGGCCttaattaaaattttcagaATAAATCTTTGGGCacggcacttttttttttttttctttatttgctgGAACTGTAAATTGTAGTATCACGATCAACAACattgtgaaaattttttttttttttttttggaattctTGATACCTCATTAGTCATTACTCCAGTAATAGAAAATTCTAAGGAGAAAGTTTCCTTCTCTTTAGCTTATCCATCTGGAATCAGGCCATCCAATTCATCGATTATCATTTCGTAAGCCAAACGGAGGTGGATAATATTGACTTCATGGTCAGAATCTAGAAAGAAAAGTAATTGTATTCAATTGCTTGAATGGCATCATCTCTATCTGCAAATAGTAGTATAGTTTAATAGGCAATAATGTAGTAATTATTGACATTAGCatcaaatattttaataaaacgGTAATTACTTTAATGCATTAAATATACAACGAATAATCACTCTAATTCTAATTGTTCAAGATTCTTCCAATACCATATCATTTATTCGAATCAGTCATGATTGTATATCCAGGGAGGGTAAAAGTTCAGGGTAATATGGCATGAGATTTGTGATCTGAACTTTACTGTCTCAAATTTCCTGAATGGTTGTGAGGCTGTGGTTCATCCCCTTTCGACCACTCTGACAGAAGCAAGGAAAGGGAAAAAGCAATAAATAAATTGGTAGCAAAAATAAGCTCAGCCGTTGAAGCAACCGGAAACAGGCAGGTGCCAAAAAACTTGGAACAGGTAACAAGGTATGAGTAGCGGCTGAAGAATAAAGAGGTCTACACTCCATCTTATTCGCCCCCATGTATTAAGACATTTTGCTTTACTCTAAACACGAGTGTCTTCCACTTCATACAAGTCCTGTTTGCAGTGTTTGGAAATCTTAgcacacacaccccccccctaAAAAAAAACACAGCTCTGCCTGTCTCTCCACTCAAATCTTACCTAACCCCAAAACTAGCTAGCTCCTTCTTACCAAAAAGCTAGCCCCTTCTTCCATTATTTAAAGGGAAAAATATGTATAAAATCCTTCAcacaacaaaaggaaaaagccCAGCATATCAAAAACCACAACCACCACAAATCCCTCCACAAAAATTAGTGGCTGGTAGGTCATGCATCATATCATGAGGTGAATGATGGGATGAGAGCTTCTGTTTAGAGttgaagggggggggggggggggggggggggggataaaGGGAAAATGAAAAGCACCTACCTATAGGCTATAGCGGACATCCAATTACCCAAGTTTAGTTATAAAGGTCTTGACATGAGTGAGCAAAGTCAACCAAGAAACCTTTAGCAAGTTCAAGATGGACAGCATTCTCTGCGATGAGCTCCTCCAAGAAATCTTTCACCGCCTCCCGCCGTCGTCATCAGCAGCAGTCTCTTTAGTCTCGAAGCGGTGGCTCCGTCTACTCCGCTCCTCCACCGTCGCTCTCTCTCTCACCTTCATCAGTACTCCCCTTGCccttccttctctctcctcTTTCCTCTCCCACCATCCCTATCTCTCTTCTCTGTCGCTCTCCgactcttcttcttcctccttctCCTCTTCCTCCCATCACCTCCTTCAGTCCATCGCCTCTTCTTGCCCCAACCTCCGTCACCTCCGCTTCCTGGCTGAGCCCGTTTCTGGGTTCTCTCTGCTTTCCCTTTCCAATTCTTGCCCTCATCTCTCTTCGCTTACCATCACTCTCTCCAGACCTCTCTGTTTCCAGTGGCTCGCACCTCTCCGCGCTCTTAAAGACCTTTCGGTCTTTATAACCGGAAGTGAAACCGAATTGTTCAGCTACAACGGCTTCGCTTCAGTTCTTGATGCTGAACTGAATTTAGAGTCTCTTTCCCTGTGTGGAAGTCGAGGGGTTGATTATGGCCTCAATTTTCTATGGAGGAATTGCAAGAAACTGGAGAAATTGAAGCTGAAAAGCTGTGAATGCGTGGGAGATAACGCGTCTTTTTCAGCATTTATCAAGGGATTAGAGACTCTCAAAGAAGTGGAATTGAGGACTTCTAGGACTGTAGCGGATGGGGTTTTATTAAAATTAGCAGAGGGCTCTGTTTCTTTAAGTTCTTTGCTGGTCTACGATGGCGGTAGTAAAGAGGGCTTGCTTCAATTCATTAGTCATAGCAGGGCTGACGTGCAGAAACTTGACTTGAGGTTGCCTCTTGATCTCGACAACGATCATTTGATAGCAGTGGCTGAGAATTTCCGGACCCTATCCAGTTTAAGATTGCAGAGTTGTTGTCTTGTTACTGGTGAAGGGCTAAAGACTATTGGCAGAGCTTTGAGTGAAGAGCTTGAGGAGCTGGCTTTGATAAATTGTGATGTGGTTGAAAGAGAACCTGGGTTGTTGACGACCTTGGGACAGAATTTGAAAAGGTTGAGGAAATTGGACTTGTCTTATAATGAATTGTTGCTTGATAAAGAGCTCTCAGCAATGTTGGTATCGTCTAGTAACCTGAAGGAGTTGAAGTTGAGGGGCTGTAATAGGTTGACTAATATGGCAATGGTCTCTATGGCTAGGAGGTGTAAGCAGTTGGAGACAGTTGATATAATGTATTGCTGTCGGATTGAAATGGAGGCGGTTGAGCTGTTTCTCTCGAATTCTTCTCATCTGAGACAGTTGCAGGTTGAGGAAAGCAAGCTTTCCGTTGTTGCCAAAAAATTGGTATCAAAAAATTGCATTGAGATTGTCGCCTAATCGAGGGATGGAAAGCACATGAACTTTGGATTTCGTTATATGTTGCATCTGAAACTGGTAAATGTTGCTTCTTGGTGGTCTCATTGTACATGTTTCACATACTGTAATTTCTGTTGCAAACCATAACTAGCCAACTTTCTTGGCGCCAATAAATGATTCTGTAGACCAGACAGGGAGACTTGCTGTTGTAACATTCTGTACTTCAATTGCAAGTATACTTGTTATGTTTTGGTGACAAGACTTGAGCGTTAATTCTTGTTCTTACCTATTGTATATAAAGAAATCGTGGATTTATATGGACATTCCTCTGGCTTCTGGTccgtgtaatttttttttttttggcaacacAGAGGTATCTGGTTTTCGGACCGGTAATACCTAACGATCCAACTAATCCTCTGCGGGTCGGGAGAAGCTGCCCAGCTTTTTCAACTAATCCTCTGGTCCGTGTAATTTGATTCCACAATGTTGCTGCGAGTACTATTACTGTATGATGCTGCTCGGGGATCTGCATTTCCCATTCGTCTCGTCAAGACAGCACGCGGATGTCAAGTACATCAGAGGAGTTGTACTACATTTTCTGACGGAAAGAAATGCATTTTGCAGATGATTGGTTCACCCTCTAACATGCAATAAACATTTGGCTATGATAGACTGTGATTTGGCAGCAGAAGAGGGACGTGCGACTTAGCAAGTGTGATACCTCCTGACGGATTTAAAATTATGAGAGCGACTTAGCATAGATGTTTTCTTTCATGGCTGTAGAAAACATTTACCTGATTTCATTAAATTTTGGAGGTTTTCTAATGGTACGTGGTAGGATACATCATACATCCATGTCGCGGAAAAAGGCGTTCAAGGGCAAAATAAAAGGCTGATAGTGATAGCTAACATGAATCAGCAACATGAAACTACTGGAGTTGGCCCAATGATCAGAAAAGGCACGTTAAATTAAACTTCTTTCTATTGTCAGGTCTAGGATTCAAATTCTGGATCGGACAAGAAGAGGTGAAGAAAAGAATGAGCAACGTGCTGCATGACAGTTTCCAGATTGTTTTTGGAGCAATGAGCGATCAGACTCCATTCTCATCCAGGTTTGATCGTTTGGTGACTTGAAGATTTCTAACAGGCACTTGCATTCAAATGAAATGAAGTCCAGCCATATCAGCTTGCTGCtctaaaacttaaaaagagTCGGTTACTGCACCAATGCTTCTTTTCTCCTGATATGCTGCTGCGTACTTGATTTTTCAATACCAACTGCCTGAAATCGCCTATGGAAGCGTGGTATGGATTATGGAATACTACAAAGGTTGACTACAAAGTGTGTTCTCGTGTAATTGTCATGGAAGTAACACAGTGCCCTCCGACAAACACCAGAAATGTCTAAAATCTAAGTAGTACTACCTACACTAAAATCACAACTGCAAATATATACCACTGTAGACTTCCTAGGTCTAATTGGCTGTGTTGGTTGTATTTTTTTCTTGGGTTTTGTCATCGCTGGAGTGGAGGCCCGGTATCCCCTCCACTGGTTAGACAGACAGGGCTCCAAATTTTAACGGGCTACGAATCTAAGGTTGTTGGACAGGCCCAAAAATACTTGTAGTAGAACTTAGTGCTCGTTTGAGAGTATCGCGCTTTTGCTGAAAAAATActtttgtttgataaaattacTTTTGTTAAGCATTGGATAAACTCATTCTATGAATTTAGAAGTAGAGAGTTTTGGTAGTAAAAGTTTAAATTTAGTGCttttagaataaattttatattttaaataaataaaacatagaatttaattattttattttgtatgatgaattgaatAAAGAGACAAATACATTTACCAAATTTAAAATTACGCATAATCCAACAAAGAATAAGTGCTTATCAACTAGATCGGTCCCGCTTTGCTTCTTTTAAGGGCGGGTGAACTAGTTATCGTGCGAGAATTCAAGTACTAGATGCGTCATTAGTCCAATCCTTTGTAATGGTAGGAATTGCTCCTAATTAATTAAATACCTTGTAATACTTTTTTCTGATACATCCAAGCAATATACTTTTTAACACTTAATAAGTGTTTTTATTAGGTGGAGTActttttaataaaatatcaCATCTTCACAACAGCACTTAGTCTTCTAATTTGCTCATTGTCTATCAAGGAATGAGACGAAGAAAAATCCAGTTGTCCGCGTTCACCAACCTTCAACATAATCAAAGCCACCTGCAGCACTTGGTGACTTAAGCTCGTTTACCAATCCactagtcctttttttttttttttttgtttcttgtggAAAATGTTTCATTTCTAATGCCTCGAAGAATCTTATCAATTTTCTTTGATTCATGTTATTTATCCCTTTTTGGGGATATTATTAAAGCACCAATCAGATGCATACACTAGTCTTGAGTTAACAGAGAATTACTGAAAGGGCTGTCTGAACGTAAGGTGCAGCACTTTTGTAAAATTCTGAAACCAGCAGCAAGATATCGGTGGGAGAGAAGAGAAACACCGCTTTTCGCggggtctctctctctctctctctctctctctctatttatatttttttttatttttctttggcgCGAATTTGACATAATATTCAGGTTGCCCGCCAAAAAGCTGTGGCGGGGGCAGTTTGGGCAGTCCGAAGGGTGGCTCAGACTTCGGTGCCAGGGGCTGCGGCCCAGACcccaggaggaggaggagaaggaggTAAACGCAAAACCGCGTTAAACCTTATCGTGATTGATGAATTAGGTCGTGCAAATTGCATTTTCGCTTTGCTTTTTGGGGAAATCTCAAAAGCTCAAGAGtggaaaaaattatatatatatatattttcatggCACAATAATGATTCGTGCTTTGAAGTTTGAAAGTAGGAGAATGAGAAGCCTTTTAATGCCTTGACGTCATTAGCATTCCCAAATAGAATCTTCTTCTTTCTAGGATTCCTGGGGATGGCCTGGCCCACGTGTACCTGTCCCATAATTTTCCCCATTCGTACATACACAATCTCTCATTTCTCACCCAAATACATGCACATTGCCTAGGATTCCtctccttcctcctcctcctcctcctctgcaGTTCATTCATTTCGAAGTTCAAACCAAAAAATCTAAGCGCCCAGGCATATTAAATTAAAAGAGTTCAGATCAGACCACAAGAAGCaggaaaaaataacaatttttttgtttcctgCTACTCTTAGGTCCTATTTACTACTGCTACAACATACGAGGAAAGCAAAACTCTCTATTTATCACGTACAAACATTTAACCGTGCCGTGAATGTTTAACTCTCAGAGTTTTCCTCGCAAAACGTTTGGAATTTCCACTTAGATGAAAAAAGATTGACgaggacaaaaacaaaaatggagTCGTTCTGGTAGAATATGATTGGACTTTGTGCCGTTTGCTTCAGATTTTGACTCCAAGAATCGGCACAAGTTCAAGGGTCTGTGCACAGGCAGCAGGCTGCAACCTCGTAATGATAAGTGCGTGTGCATGAGGTAAAGAAGAGGGTTGAGATTGGATTGAAAGACAGAAAATTGGACTCCAATCTAGTTGGTATTGACTGGGATGGAATTAAATCCAATCCTTGATTTAACACGTTATCCGAGGATTAGCAAtcaaatctttttcttttccacgAGTAAAGAGCTCTAATTGCCGTGTACAAGGAATCCAATATGCGGATGGCATGGCCAAAACTCGTGCTCAATCATCTGTCATCAGGATTTGGAGTCAAagtgtgtgtttggataggagattatttgggataattttttttttttaaaaaaaaaaaaatatatatatatatatattgtagcACTTTGTTGATGTGAAGCATGTGAAATTTAAAactgattgaaaaatatgtgtttggattgtaaattatttgagataattttgtgaaaaatgtactgtaacacttttttgatatgatgtatgcgagataaaaagatgattgaaaaatgtgttgatgatgcaagcaaatcaatgtgtgtaaataaggtataataacttacaatccaaacagaataTATTATTGATAATGCAAGCGAGTCAGTGTATGTATAAAGAAAGTGCAAATCAAACACACTCGTGATTAACTCTGTCTCTCTCCTTTCCATTTCAATTTCCACTCACAATCACAGGTAATAAACAACAAGAGGATTAGAGGGTCAATGCGAAACTTTCTTAAAAGGAAACCGGGCAACAAATGTGCTACTAGTTTGTAATTAAGCAAGCAGTAGATTGTTTCAATTGACTTGGAGCAATTAAAGTAATGCTAATCAGCTTGGATTCACTGTAGTAAACTCTTTCGTCCCCACACGCCTACAAATCATCAAATTACTGTGGAAATTCGCGTAAAATAGGTCATCAAAGTAAGAGAAATCAGGTCTTTACCTCgatgaaggaaaaaaataaatgacattAATTATTGTGAATCGCATTTGTTACAGTACAAGAAATTTGTGTACCCTTTAAACTTGAATATTCAAGACTCTCATCATATATTTGCTGTGATATACAAGGATAAGGGAACGATTAAGGATTCTAAATCAATTTgtacaacctttttttttttttttttggaaaaacttaCGTGGATGGACAAAATCCAAGCCATTTCTATTATAATAATCTTTTAATTCTACAGAGCTTTTGAGGGTAAACCAATAATAAAGCACCGAAACCGACCTCAGATCGGTGGGAATGGTACCACTAAAAATTTAATACTCCAGTGCTGATCCCAAGGAAGTTTTCTTTATTACGACGCGGAAGGAAGGATGATTTTGCATTAGGATTAAACAAATACTGTAGTACTAGTATCAAATTACTACTAAAAGGAGAAACTGGTCAAGAATAAATTTTCCTGTCCACCTCACCATTAtacccaaaaaaggaaaaggaaacacCAAACATGGTACTACTACTCTACTAGTAGTATAACAGTAGCACTAGAGTTTAGTTTTGGTAAGTCCAGTAAACAATCTAGGAATTAGGAGGACAGCCAAACAACCCTTAAACCATCCCCTACATTACATAGGATTCTCTCATCGGAGTGGAGTGGAGGCTACTGCCGCAtcatttacatatatatattctttgTCGTTTTATTATGATCAGAGTAGTGTTCCATTGAGAAGCGTTACGAGGAACTTGGGGatagcaataataataatattggTTTCATTTCAGGTGAAAAGGGGGCATCGAATTGGAAACGCTActcctactactactactacagtAGTACTACTACTAAAGCAGAGCAAGCGGCACTGCAGAGGGCATTACTACTTCTACGACTCTACAGTACTACGACTACTTTGGTTTTTGTCCATTCCATCCTCTTCCCCGCTTCCTTTCTTCGCCAAGAATTGAATGATGTACTCTTCTTCCGATGCCATAAAAGAGGCAACAAAAATTGAATGCATGAGAGATTGGAGGATTGgtcatggtaaaaaaaaaattacacaaacaAACATATATACTACTAAATGCTCCTTATCCCCCACCGACCCTCGCCGCCCACATGAAGATTGACCCTCTATTATTAAGTAGTTAAGCCCCGCCAGACGAGTTAAAGAAATTACTACTACTTAGCAGGAGTATACAATATTAGCATCAGCTTTGGATTTTACAACAGGTGTGGGATTGGAACTGGAAGCGCCTGTCTCAGTCTCTCAACCACGAAAAGGGTTTCACAGCTCGCGAGTTTTGCTTGCTGGTTTGCAAATTGCAAGGCAGGACACAAACCGCACGCACGTGTCTATTTTCTTGATTCTCTCCGATTGATGGTGCGAGAGCagcagacacacacacacacagaagTGCagctcattttattttttttttcaaaattgtatTGAGGTGCAGGACGACGACTCTCTCTCCTTGGAGAGACGGATTTCGGAGCATAACAAAATAACAAGACGTCTGTCATGGTGACGCCAATACCATATTGCAACTGAAACAAGAGTCGAACCATTTAGTGCTAGTAATTAATATGTCATCCCATACTCAAATCTTTTCTAATATGATGAAAAGGGACCTTACCTTACCTTAATTAGAGGGATAAATCTTGCAAACAACTCACTGACTGACGACACTTAAATCATTCAAACAAACCAACTAAACTACACTAACCTTTTCTTGGATTTGTATTTGTACacggcctttttttttttttttttgggttttgtccCCTTCTCAACCTCTGAGCTACTGGAGGACAGGACAGGACTCCTAGTCTATTACTAGTCACTACTATTACAAACtaaaagggaggaaaaaaaaaatcctatggAAGAGAATACTTTCTTTTCTATATAAAGAGAGGAGAATAACTtactagtagtagtagtagtagttttAGCTAAGGAACCCCCATTCCTAAACTCTCAATTGGCTCTCTCGACATGACGTATAAAAACTGATTCAAGGTCTGGAGGAATAAAAAACTCTCTGCCACCATTAAAATGGCACGTTGAAGTAGGCCGGCGCTTCCTTGGGGCTGGCGGGCAAGGCAATCTCTCCGGTATCCTTGATTCTCTCGCAGTTGGAGTTGTTGACCGCCCATCAGCTTCCTCGTACTCCCCCTTACCCTTGGTAGATATCGATTTCATGGGAGCCCTTATTGTTATTCCGGCTATCACCCATTTCTTGCCGTCCAGTTCCTTTCCTCCTCCTTCTCCCTGATGCTTCTTTGAGAAACCCATGTTTGATAAACTAACAATAGCTGCAGAGCAAAGATAGATAACAGCAAGGCAAAAAAATCGAGAGGAAAAGCTCGCTCTTTATGCAAAATTAGCcctaaaagaaaaacaataaagAGGACTACCGAAGGGATTTCGGAAttaatgaaaaaggaagaagaggaagagactGGGGTAGTTTGGTGTCTAAAGGCGTTACAACagatcaaaaatttttttggaaagCAAGAGAGGGATAACTCTAAAGGATGgcctttcttgtatttttgatgCTAGCTATCCTTGTAAGTAACAATAAAGAGTCGGAGAGGGAAAAGGAGTTTGTTCAAGGGTGGGTTTTCgaagtgcaaaaaaaaaaaagactttgaATGGAAGAAAAGGAGGGATGGCGGCAAATCGATCAGGGAGTATTAAggaaagaagaggaagaagaagaagaagaagaagaagaagaagaggacaaTTTGTGACCTATGTAGTGGATGAGGTTCAAAGTCTTGACTGAAGCATGAAATATAGAAATACTACTAACATTATTACTTTTTTATATGAAATGAGACTACTATTGATGATTGGCGTGGAAGCTTTGTGAGAAAAAGAATTTTTGGGAGCTGCCCGTGAAACTTCGGGCAGCCCAAGCCGACTCACAATTCAGGTTTTGGCGCCAAAATTTGGTATTTTGGCAAGCAACGGCTCTCATTCCCGCCAATAGGGTCGGATTTCCCGTTTCACCCCTGACCATTTTGACTGGATTGCTCGCCTTCCTGAGAGAGAGCCCACTCTTGATAGGAGCAAGATGCCCATCGTCGATCCACTCATCTCTTACCATGCTAAGCTCCTGGGCCTTTGGTTTTGGGCTTCTGGCAATGCGCGTCATTAAGAGCCGAATTAATTGActctaatttgaaaaaaaaaaattgagaatctCAAGAGTTTCGAAGTTTCAAAAAAGAGTTTCGAAGTTTCAATTTTAACTTTTAGGTCAAGACATATTAACTTTGGTATTAAATTGGGAGCACTGATTAATTTTTTCATGTCTCTTGTTTGACTTTTATACACCGATTAATTTCACAATAACTTTGGGTTTTCTATGTTTCACCATTTTGAGACATACGTAATAGTTTTGTTTTTGCGGAGAGGATATTTTTTAAATGTTTCACCATTTTGAGACACGGTGAAAACATTGGTGAAATCCAGGCGGATTGCCCAATCTAGAAAACAAAGGGATAGAGACAGACTGTCAAATTGAGTTAACgacggaaaaagaaaagggccaAACCATTCTGTTCTGCGATTGTTTTCTGCAAGCGTGAAGAACTCAAGCATTTGGTCCTCGTTCGGCTAATTGATTgattagaagaaacaaaaatacgCAAGAATTTTGTTAAACAAGCTGCAGGTGGTAACTAACAGAAATGCTAGTAACCAAAGACTCGGGAAGAAAATCGTCAAATTGGTTTTCTAACCTTGTTTGCTAATAATTAGCATGGA of Coffea arabica cultivar ET-39 chromosome 5c, Coffea Arabica ET-39 HiFi, whole genome shotgun sequence contains these proteins:
- the LOC113722847 gene encoding cyclin-dependent protein kinase inhibitor SMR6, whose translation is MGFSKKHQGEGGGKELDGKKWVIAGITIRAPMKSISTKGKGEYEEADGRSTTPTARESRIPERLPCPPAPRKRRPTSTCHFNGGREFFIPPDLESVFIRHVERAN
- the LOC140007573 gene encoding uncharacterized protein, whose protein sequence is MDSILCDELLQEIFHRLPPSSSAAVSLVSKRWLRLLRSSTVALSLTFISTPLALPSLSSFLSHHPYLSSLSLSDSSSSSFSSSSHHLLQSIASSCPNLRHLRFLAEPVSGFSLLSLSNSCPHLSSLTITLSRPLCFQWLAPLRALKDLSVFITGSETELFSYNGFASVLDAELNLESLSLCGSRGVDYGLNFLWRNCKKLEKLKLKSCECVGDNASFSAFIKGLETLKEVELRTSRTVADGVLLKLAEGSVSLSSLLVYDGGSKEGLLQFISHSRADVQKLDLRLPLDLDNDHLIAVAENFRTLSSLRLQSCCLVTGEGLKTIGRALSEELEELALINCDVVEREPGLLTTLGQNLKRLRKLDLSYNELLLDKELSAMLVSSSNLKELKLRGCNRLTNMAMVSMARRCKQLETVDIMYCCRIEMEAVELFLSNSSHLRQLQVEESKLSVVAKKLVSKNCIEIVA